The Aeromicrobium yanjiei DNA segment TGAACCCAATTGGCCATGCCTTCCATAGCCAATCGTGACACAGTGGACCCGTGGCCCTCACCCTCTCCGCCCGGCGGCTCGCCGATCTCCTCGGTCCCCTCGACAACGCCGGCCCGGCATACCGGGAGATCGCCGACCGCCTTCGCCTGCTTGTGGTGGACGGCCGCGTGGGCGACGGCAGCCGCCTGCCGTCCGAGCGCGAGCTCGCCGCCGCCATCGGCGTCAGCCGTACGACCACGACCCGGGTGTACGCCGAGCTGCGCGAGCTCGGCCTCCTGCGCTCCCGACAGGGCTCGGGCAGCGTCGTGCAGGTCCCGCTCGCGGCGTCGAGCGTCAGCAGCCTGATCGTCACCCCCGACGACGCCGACACCATCGCCCTCACCTATTCCGCGCCCGCAGGCACCCCCGGCCTGGCTCGCGCCTTCGAGACCGCGGCGACCAGGCTGTCCGGCCTGCTGGCCACGACCGGATACCTGCCGGACGGTCTCCCGGTGCTGCGCGAGATCCTCGCCCAGCGCTACACCGACGGAGGCCTGCCGACCGATCCCGAGCAGATCATCGTGACGAGCGGGGCCATGGGCGCGATCTCGCTGCTCGCCCGCGTGCTGGTCGACCCGGGCCAGCGCGTCGTCGTCGAGGGCATCAGCTATCCGCACGCCCACGAGTCGTTCACCGCGGCAGGCGCGCGCCTGTCCGCCTTGCCGGTCGACCGGTCGCCGTGGGAGCCCGCCGCGATGGCGGAGACGCTGGCAGGGTCGCGGCACCGCGCGGCGTACCTGATCCCGGACTTCCACAATCCCACCGCCGCCGTGATGACGGACGCGGAGCGTGGGGCGTGGGCGCGCGAGCTGCGGCGCCACGACGTCGTCCCGATCATCGACGAGTCGCTGCGTGACATCAACCTCGACGGGGTCGAGATGCCACCGGTCTTCGCGACATACGACCCGCGGGCGCTCCTCATCGGGTCGTCGTCCAAGGCGTACTGGGGCGGCCTCCGTGTCGGCTGGATCCGCGCACCGCACGCCCTCGTGATGCCTATCGTCCAGGCGCGGATGATGGACGATCTCGGCACGTCCGCCTTCGACCAGCTGGTTCTCGCCGAGCTGCTGACCGAGGGCGGGCAGACCGCCGCCGCGGGTCGAGCGCGCCTGCGTGCGGGGCGCGACCACCTGCTGTCCGAGCTGGCGCGTGAGCTCCCGGACATCGCGGCGCCGTGCCCGGCCGGCGGCCTCAACCTCTGGGCGACCCTCCCAGACCGCATCTCGTCGCGGCTCACCGCCGCGGCATCCCGGCACGGCCTGCTGCTGACCCCCGGCCCTCGGTTCTTCAGCCGCGTGGGCGCTGCCGGCGAGCGCCACCTCCGCCTTCCGTACACGCAGTCCCACGAGACGCAGACCGAGGCGGTGCGTCGCCTCCGGCGCGCGTACGCGGAGGTCACCGGCTCGACCGAGCCGGCGACCACCCCGAGGCGTACGGGCACGCTCGAGATGATCGCCTGATCCAGGACGAGCTGCGGACCGGAGGCTCGCGTCAGCGAGCCGTAGAGGCGCGTCAGGGGACGGGAGGCTCCCCTCAGCGGACGGGAGGCGCGCGTCAGCGGTGGGATGCGAAAGGGCGCCACCGCCGAAGCGGTGACGCCCTCTCGGGGTGGTGCGGGTGACTAGCGAGCGGCCTGGCCGTCGACGTAGTCGGCGTCCTGCTGCTTCCACGAGAAGTGCGAGCGCAGCACCTTGCCCGTGGCCTCGATCGAGTGACCGGCCTCCTTCTCGCGCAGTGCGAGGAACTCCGAGGCGTCAGCGTCCTGGTCGTCGATGAAGCGCTTGGCGAACGTGCCGTCCTGGATGTCGGCGAGCACGGCCTTCATGCGCTCCTTGACCGAGTCGTCGATGATGCGCGGGCCCGAGACGTAGTCGCCGTACTCGGCGGTGTCGGAGATGCTCCAGCGCTGCTTCGCGATGCCGCCCTCCCACATGAGGTCGACGATGAGCTTGAGCTCGTGCAGCACCTCGAAGTACGCGATCTCGGGCTGGTAGCCGGCCTCGGTCAGCGTCTCGAAGCCCGCCTGGACGAGGTGCGACATGCCACCGCACAGCACGGCCTGCTCGCCGAAGAGATCGGTCTCGGTCTCCTCGGTGAAGGTCGTCTTGATGACGCCGGCGCGGGTGCCACCGATCGCCTTCGCGTACGACAGCGCGAGGTCCCACGCCTTGCCGCTGGCGTCCTGCTCGACCGCGATGATGTCGGGGATGCCGCGCCCGTCGACGAACTCGCGACGAACCGTGTGACCCGGCGCCTTGGGGGCGACCAGCACGACGTCGACGCCCTCGGGGGGCGTGATGTAGCCGAAGCGGATGTTGAAGCCGTGACCGAAGACGATCGCGTCGCCGTCGACCAGGTTGGGCTCGATCGACTCGGCGTAGACGTGGCGCTGCACCTGGTCGGGCGCGAGCACGACGATGACGTCGGCCTCCTCGACCGCCTCGGAGACCGAACGGACGCGCAGTCCCTCGGCCTCGGCCTTGGCCCGGCTCTTGGATCCCTCGGGCAGGCCGACGCGGACGTCGACGCCGGAGTCGCGCAGGTTGAGCGCGTGCGCGTGCCCCTGGCTTCCGTAGCCGATGACCGCCACGTGGCGGCCTTGGATGATGCTCAGGTCTGCGTCGTCGTCATAGAACATTTCAGCCACGGGGTACGTCTCCTTGGGTCGTGCTTCTGAGGTGCGGGTTGGTCAGCTTGCTTGCGTGCCGGGCACGGTACGCAGGGTGCGGTCGGTGATGGAACGGGCTCCGCGGCCGATGGCCACACGTCCGGACTGGGCGATCTCACGGATCCCGAACGGCTCGAGGACGTTCAGCATCGCGGTGAGCTTGCCCGCGTCGCCGGTCGCCTCGATCGTCACGGCGTCGGTGGCCACGTCGACCACCTTAGCCCTGAAGAGATTGACCGTCTCCAGCACCTGACCACGGGTCTGCGGGTCGGTCTTGACCTTGATCAGCATCAGCTCGCGCTCGACCGCGCTCGATGACTCGAGCTCCACGATCTTGAGCACGTTGACGAGCTTGTTGAGCTGCTTGGTGACCTGCTCGAGCGGCAGCTCGTCGACGTTGACGACGATCGTCATGCGCGAGATCTCGGGGATCTCGGTCGGGCCGACCGCGAGCGACTCGATGTTGAAGCCGCGGCGCATGAACAGGCTCGAGACGCGCGCCAGGACACCGGGCGTGTTCTCCACCAGGACCGAAAGGGTGTGCGCAGTCATCAGATGTCCTCATCGTCCCACTCGGGCGCGAGATCTCGCGCGATCTGGATGTCGTCGTTGCTGGTGCCTGCGTGGACCATGGGCCACACCATCGCGTCCCGCTCGACCACGAAGTCGATCACGACGGGGCGGTCGGTGATCGCCATGGCCTTCTCGATCGTCGCGTCGAGGTCGGCCTCGTTGTCGCAGCGCAGACCCACGCAGCCGTACGCGTCCGCGAGCTTGACGAAGTCGGGGATGCGGCGCGCGCCGATCGACTCCGGACCGGTGTTGAGGTCCGTGTTGGAGTAGCGGCTCTCGTAGAGCAGCGTCTGCCACTGGCGGACCATGCCGAGCGAGGAGTTGTTGATGACCGCGACCTTGATCGGGATGCCCTCGATCGCGCAGGTCGCGAGCTCCTGGTTGGTCATCTGGAAGCAGCCGTCGCCGTCGATGGCCCACACGACCTGGCCCGGCAGACCGACCTGGGCGCCCATCGCGGCAGGCACCGCGTAGCCCATCGTCCCGAGCCCGCCGGAGTTGAGCCACTGGCGCGGACGCTCGTAGTCCACGTAGTGCGCGGACCACATCTGGTGCTGGCCGACGCCCGCCGTGTACGTCGCGTCGGGCCCGGCGATCGCACTGATCCGCTCGATCACGGTCTGCGGAGCGAGGCCCTCGGCGGGCTTGTCGTAGCTGACCGGGAACTTGGCCTTGATGCCGAGCATCTGCGCCTTCCAGGCCGAGTAGTCGCCGCGGATGTCGTCGTCGGCGGCCTGCTTCTGCAGCATCGCGATCAGGTCGGCGATCACCTCGCGGCAGTCCCCCACGATCGGGACGTCGGCGACCCGGTTCTTGGAGATCTCCGCGGGGTCGATGTCGGCGTGGATGATCTTGGCCAGCGGCGCGAACGACGCCAGGTGGCCGGTCACCCGGTCGTCGAAACGGGCACCCAGCGAGATGAGCAGATCGCTCTTCTGCAGGGCCGCGACCGCCGCGACGGTGCCGTGCATGCCGGGCATGCCGAGGTGCAGCTCGTGCGAGTCCGGGAACGCGCCGCGTGCCATGAGGGTCGTGACGACCGGCATCTGGGTCATCTCGGCCAGGACCTTCAGCTCAGCCGACGCGTCGGCCTTGATGACGCCTCCGCCGACGTACAGCACCGGACGCTTCGCGGCCGCGATCAGCCGGGCGGCCTCGCGGACCTGCTTGCCGTGCGGCCGGGTCGTGGGGCGGTAGCCGGGCAGCGCGAGCTCGCTCGGCCACGTGAACGTCGTCGTGGCCTGCAGCGCGTCCTTGCTGATGTCGACGAGCACCGGTCCGGGGCGACCCGTCAGCGCGATGTGGAACGCCTCGGCGATCGTGCGGGGGATGTCGTCGGGATCGGTGACGAGGAAGCTGTGCTTGGTGATCGGCATCGTGATGCCGCGGATGTCCGCCTCCTGGAAGGCGTCGGAGCCGATCGAGCCGCTCGCGACCTGGCCCGTGATCGCGACGATCGGGACCGAGTCCATGTGCGCATCGGCGATCGCGGTGACGAGGTTGGTGGCGCCCGGCCCGGACGTGGCCATGCAGACGCCCACCTTGCCCGTGACCATCGCATAGCCCTGCGCGGCATGGCCTGCGCCCTGCTCGTGGCGAACGAGGATGTGGCGGATCGTGGAGTCGAACAGCGGATCGTACGCCGGGAGGATCGCGCCACCCGGGATGCCGAAGATGGTGTCAACGTCGGCGTGCTCCAGCGCCCTGACGAGGCTCTGCGCCCCGGTCAGCTGCTCAGGGATCTGCTCGGTCATGAGGTCGCTACCTAACTGTTCATCGCATGGTCTTGCCGGGGTGCGACCCGGCCTGTTCGCATAAAAAAATCCCCCGTCCCCAGACCGTACGCTGGGGCAATCGAGGGAGACGCGGGGCCTGGGCCGACGCGTCAGTCGTCTACTACTGCAAGGTTCCGGATCTGCACGTCACCCAGTCTCCTCTCCGTCGCGACGATTATCAACTCGTGAGACATTTCGTACCACCATGTGGACTCATCCGCGGATCTGACAACCGGCGCCGTAACTGACAGGATGTCCCGGTCGGCCCGCCAGTACGTGGACGGGCCCTAACTCTCTGGGGAGAACATGAAGAAGTCACTCAGCGCGGCCATGATCGTCGCCGCGCTCGCTCTCACGTCCGCTTGTGGCGGCGGCGAGGATCGTCCGTCCAAGGGTGAGGTGAAGACGTCCATCACCAGCAAGGACAGCGTCTTCGGCACCTCGATCCCCGAGGCCGCCGCCGACTGCGTGGCCGGCCTCCTCGTCGACTCGAAGCTGTCGGACAAGACGCTCAACGCGATCGTCGAGAAGGACGAGGACTACAAGGGCAGCAAGGAGGACCGCGAGGCCCTCACTGACGTGTCCAAGAAGTTCAGCGAGTGCGTCACCAACTGACACCTGCTCGCCGACGGCCCGGAGGAGATCATCTCCCCCGGGCCGTCGTGCGTCCGGGGCCGGGGCAGCCCGGCAGGTGTCACCAGGGTGAGGGTGCGTAGTCCTTGAGGAAGACTCCGTGGACGTCCTCGCCGGCCTCGCCGCGCACGATGGGGTCGTAGACCCGGGCCGCACCGTCCACCAGGTCGAGCGGGGCCTTGAAGCCCTCCTCCGCCAGGCGCACCTTGGTCGGGTGCGGCCGTTCGTCGGTGATCCACCCGGTGTCGACCGCGGTCATCAAGATGCCGTCCTGCTCGAGCATCTCTCCCGCGCTCGTGCGGGTCAGCATGTTCAGCGCCGCCTTGGCCATGTTGGTGTGGGGGTGTCCGGGGCCCTTGTAGCGCCGGCTGAACTGTCCCTCCATCGCCGAGACGTTGACGACGTACGTGCGCCGCGCCTCCGCAGCCGCCATCGACGGACGCAGCCGGCTGACGAGGATGAACGGCGCCGTCGTGTTGCACAGCTGGACCTCGAGCAGCTCGAGGGCGTCGACCTCGTGGACGCGCTGCGTCCAGCTGTTGACGTCGACCGTGTCTGGCACGAGGCCGCCCGCGTCGATGCGCGCGAGATCGGCCGAGCCCGCGGTCATCGCGAGCGACGTGAGCTCGTCCGCGGTGTGGGCGTCGCCGGCCAGGACGGGGTGCGCGGAGACCGATCCGACGAGAGCCGCGGGGTGGGCGTCACTGG contains these protein-coding regions:
- a CDS encoding acetolactate synthase large subunit, translating into MTEQIPEQLTGAQSLVRALEHADVDTIFGIPGGAILPAYDPLFDSTIRHILVRHEQGAGHAAQGYAMVTGKVGVCMATSGPGATNLVTAIADAHMDSVPIVAITGQVASGSIGSDAFQEADIRGITMPITKHSFLVTDPDDIPRTIAEAFHIALTGRPGPVLVDISKDALQATTTFTWPSELALPGYRPTTRPHGKQVREAARLIAAAKRPVLYVGGGVIKADASAELKVLAEMTQMPVVTTLMARGAFPDSHELHLGMPGMHGTVAAVAALQKSDLLISLGARFDDRVTGHLASFAPLAKIIHADIDPAEISKNRVADVPIVGDCREVIADLIAMLQKQAADDDIRGDYSAWKAQMLGIKAKFPVSYDKPAEGLAPQTVIERISAIAGPDATYTAGVGQHQMWSAHYVDYERPRQWLNSGGLGTMGYAVPAAMGAQVGLPGQVVWAIDGDGCFQMTNQELATCAIEGIPIKVAVINNSSLGMVRQWQTLLYESRYSNTDLNTGPESIGARRIPDFVKLADAYGCVGLRCDNEADLDATIEKAMAITDRPVVIDFVVERDAMVWPMVHAGTSNDDIQIARDLAPEWDDEDI
- the ilvN gene encoding acetolactate synthase small subunit — protein: MTAHTLSVLVENTPGVLARVSSLFMRRGFNIESLAVGPTEIPEISRMTIVVNVDELPLEQVTKQLNKLVNVLKIVELESSSAVERELMLIKVKTDPQTRGQVLETVNLFRAKVVDVATDAVTIEATGDAGKLTAMLNVLEPFGIREIAQSGRVAIGRGARSITDRTLRTVPGTQAS
- the ilvC gene encoding ketol-acid reductoisomerase; the encoded protein is MAEMFYDDDADLSIIQGRHVAVIGYGSQGHAHALNLRDSGVDVRVGLPEGSKSRAKAEAEGLRVRSVSEAVEEADVIVVLAPDQVQRHVYAESIEPNLVDGDAIVFGHGFNIRFGYITPPEGVDVVLVAPKAPGHTVRREFVDGRGIPDIIAVEQDASGKAWDLALSYAKAIGGTRAGVIKTTFTEETETDLFGEQAVLCGGMSHLVQAGFETLTEAGYQPEIAYFEVLHELKLIVDLMWEGGIAKQRWSISDTAEYGDYVSGPRIIDDSVKERMKAVLADIQDGTFAKRFIDDQDADASEFLALREKEAGHSIEATGKVLRSHFSWKQQDADYVDGQAAR
- a CDS encoding PLP-dependent aminotransferase family protein — encoded protein: MALTLSARRLADLLGPLDNAGPAYREIADRLRLLVVDGRVGDGSRLPSERELAAAIGVSRTTTTRVYAELRELGLLRSRQGSGSVVQVPLAASSVSSLIVTPDDADTIALTYSAPAGTPGLARAFETAATRLSGLLATTGYLPDGLPVLREILAQRYTDGGLPTDPEQIIVTSGAMGAISLLARVLVDPGQRVVVEGISYPHAHESFTAAGARLSALPVDRSPWEPAAMAETLAGSRHRAAYLIPDFHNPTAAVMTDAERGAWARELRRHDVVPIIDESLRDINLDGVEMPPVFATYDPRALLIGSSSKAYWGGLRVGWIRAPHALVMPIVQARMMDDLGTSAFDQLVLAELLTEGGQTAAAGRARLRAGRDHLLSELARELPDIAAPCPAGGLNLWATLPDRISSRLTAAASRHGLLLTPGPRFFSRVGAAGERHLRLPYTQSHETQTEAVRRLRRAYAEVTGSTEPATTPRRTGTLEMIA